The following coding sequences are from one Bradyrhizobium sp. WSM471 window:
- a CDS encoding DUF1285 domain-containing protein — protein sequence MANQGQSADRGLEGLTAAAKTAADAEGAKKGLPPVHLWNPPFCGDLDIRIASDGTWFYLGTPIGRHALVRLFSTILKREGDKHFLVTPVEKVGIRVDDAPFMAVEMQKDGEDNHRVLRFRTNVDDWVTCDAAHRLRFEQAKDGGLTPYLHVRAELWAKVTRALYYDLVDMGEERMVDGQPMFGVESAGEFFAMADAEQVRAAL from the coding sequence ATGGCGAACCAAGGGCAGAGCGCCGATCGCGGTCTCGAGGGGCTGACTGCCGCTGCCAAAACTGCTGCCGATGCCGAAGGTGCCAAAAAGGGCCTGCCTCCGGTGCATTTGTGGAATCCGCCGTTCTGCGGCGATCTCGACATTCGAATCGCCTCCGATGGTACTTGGTTCTATTTGGGGACGCCAATCGGCCGTCATGCCTTGGTTCGCCTGTTCTCGACCATCCTCAAGCGTGAAGGCGACAAGCATTTCCTCGTCACGCCGGTGGAGAAGGTCGGCATTCGCGTCGACGACGCGCCGTTCATGGCGGTCGAGATGCAGAAGGACGGCGAGGACAACCACCGCGTGCTCCGCTTCCGCACCAATGTCGACGACTGGGTCACCTGCGATGCGGCGCACCGGCTGCGCTTCGAGCAGGCCAAAGACGGCGGGCTGACGCCCTATCTGCATGTCCGCGCCGAGCTCTGGGCCAAGGTCACCCGCGCGCTCTATTACGATCTGGTTGACATGGGTGAGGAGCGGATGGTCGATGGCCAGCCGATGTTCGGTGTCGAATCGGCCGGCGAATTCTTCGCCATGGCCGATGCGGAGCAGGTGAGGGCCGCGCTTTGA
- a CDS encoding CoA pyrophosphatase — translation MNKPISRNDPAVIGAADFFARSTARLGFDVPPGLYDPNIIPASGDPGTDKMLEIIAREQPVRPAAVLIAVVDHPEPTILLTQRSAHLNDHAGQIAFPGGKIDAIDRSPLDAALREAEEEVGLSRDFVEPIGYLDLYGTGFGFRILPTVARVRPGFELTINHSEVDDAFEVPLSFLMNPANHQVHSKEFRGMERSYYAMPFAERYIWGATAGMLRVLYERIYSS, via the coding sequence TTGAACAAGCCTATCTCCAGGAACGATCCCGCCGTGATCGGTGCGGCCGATTTCTTCGCCCGCTCCACGGCGCGGCTCGGCTTCGACGTTCCGCCCGGTCTCTACGATCCCAACATCATTCCGGCCTCGGGCGATCCCGGCACCGACAAGATGCTCGAGATCATCGCGCGCGAGCAGCCGGTGCGGCCGGCGGCGGTGTTGATCGCGGTGGTCGATCATCCCGAGCCGACCATCCTTCTGACGCAGCGGTCGGCGCATCTGAACGACCATGCCGGCCAGATCGCCTTTCCCGGCGGCAAGATCGACGCGATCGACCGCTCGCCGCTCGATGCGGCGCTGCGCGAGGCCGAGGAGGAGGTCGGGCTGTCCAGAGACTTCGTCGAGCCGATCGGCTATCTCGATCTCTACGGCACCGGCTTCGGCTTCCGCATCCTGCCGACGGTTGCCAGGGTGCGCCCGGGTTTTGAGCTGACGATCAACCATTCCGAGGTTGATGATGCGTTCGAAGTGCCGCTATCCTTCCTGATGAACCCGGCCAACCACCAGGTGCATAGCAAGGAATTCCGCGGCATGGAGCGGTCCTACTACGCGATGCCGTTTGCGGAACGCTACATCTGGGGCGCGACGGCCGGCATGCTGCGTGTGCTCTACGAGCGGATCTATTCATCATGA
- a CDS encoding DUF4159 domain-containing protein, protein MMGLPLAFTEPLLLIGLVSLPVLWWLLRVMPPRPRRIEFPPTRLLFDIAPREETPSRTPWWLTALRLMAAALVIFAAAGPIWNPQTGAATSKAPLMIMFDDGWSAASNWDIRIRAADELIASAENDRRAIALVPLSEPNRDITLMPAGAARVALRQLTPKPYSIERVETLTAIDRFLKATGDCEIAWLSDSVDTGRGEEFVTGLGKTIGDRSLTVFEGGTSSPLALVAAENAAAKMTVKVLRTDSGIAIGTVRALDQKASPIGEARYSFGPQDKEVEASFDLPVELRNDITRLEIAGERSAGAVQLLDKRWRRRAIGIVSGSTSETAQPLLAPTFYLTRALAPFADVRLADKGSPQQGITQFLDQKLPMIILADVGTIAPEIRERLNAWIDQGGVLVRFAGPRLAQAEDDLVPVKLRKGGRTLGGSLTWEKPQHLASFAADGPFAGVVVPKDVTISRQVLAEPDAVLATKSWASLEDGTPLVTGEHRGKGVVSLFHVSADMRWSDLPMSGTFVEILRRVVDMSGYTAKPGAGVATEGTAETVAPLHILDGFGAFGPPPAAAKPLPADYRDRATPDHPPGFYGPAEGPLAVNTLASADRIAALNTASLRARRATYTNAEPQDLRGWLLSTALALFLIDAIIVAVLGGGLAALLRRRAAPAMIVVGLALAGLASFVPTPSHADSASDEFAMKAVSQTRLAYVVTGNADVDSIVRAGLSGLTLFLAQRTALEAGDPVGIDPARDELAFFPLIYWPIVPGAPKPSRDAINKIDVYMKQGGTVLFDTRDAVEAPPGANGAAQTPAMQTLREILSSLDVPELEPVPREHVLTKTFFLLRDFPGRFTTGQTWVETLPREDDDDGAQRPARGGDGVSPIIITSNDLAGAWAVRPDGQSMLPVTGGDPRQREFAYRAGANIVMYTLTGNYKADQVHAPALIERLGQ, encoded by the coding sequence ATGATGGGACTGCCGCTCGCCTTCACCGAACCGCTGCTCCTGATCGGCCTCGTCAGCCTGCCGGTGCTGTGGTGGCTGTTGCGCGTGATGCCGCCGCGGCCACGCCGCATCGAGTTTCCGCCGACGCGCCTGCTGTTCGACATCGCACCGCGCGAAGAGACCCCGTCGCGGACGCCGTGGTGGCTGACCGCATTGCGGCTCATGGCTGCGGCGCTGGTCATTTTCGCCGCCGCCGGCCCGATCTGGAATCCGCAAACGGGCGCGGCCACGAGCAAGGCGCCGCTGATGATCATGTTCGACGACGGCTGGAGCGCGGCATCGAACTGGGACATCCGGATCAGGGCCGCCGACGAGTTGATCGCCAGTGCCGAGAACGACCGCCGTGCGATTGCGCTGGTGCCGCTGTCCGAGCCGAACCGCGATATCACCCTGATGCCGGCGGGCGCCGCGCGCGTCGCGCTGCGGCAGCTGACGCCAAAGCCGTATTCGATCGAGCGCGTCGAGACCCTGACCGCCATCGATCGCTTCCTGAAAGCGACCGGCGACTGCGAGATCGCCTGGCTCTCCGACAGCGTCGACACCGGTCGCGGCGAGGAATTCGTGACGGGCCTCGGCAAGACCATCGGCGATCGCAGCCTGACCGTGTTCGAAGGCGGCACCTCGTCGCCGCTGGCCCTGGTCGCGGCCGAGAACGCCGCAGCCAAAATGACGGTGAAGGTGCTGCGCACCGACAGCGGCATTGCCATCGGCACCGTGCGCGCGCTGGACCAGAAGGCCTCGCCGATCGGCGAGGCCCGTTATTCGTTCGGCCCGCAGGACAAGGAAGTTGAAGCTTCGTTCGATCTGCCGGTCGAGCTGCGCAACGACATCACGCGGCTGGAAATTGCCGGCGAGCGCTCCGCAGGCGCGGTGCAGCTGCTCGACAAGCGCTGGCGCCGCCGCGCCATCGGCATCGTCTCGGGCTCCACCAGCGAGACCGCGCAGCCGCTGTTGGCGCCGACCTTCTATCTCACCCGCGCGCTGGCGCCGTTCGCCGACGTGCGGCTCGCCGACAAGGGCTCGCCGCAGCAGGGCATTACTCAGTTCCTCGACCAGAAGCTGCCGATGATCATCCTTGCCGATGTCGGCACCATCGCGCCTGAAATCCGCGAGCGTCTCAATGCCTGGATCGACCAGGGCGGCGTGCTGGTGCGGTTCGCCGGTCCGCGGCTGGCGCAGGCCGAGGACGATCTCGTCCCGGTCAAGCTGCGCAAGGGCGGCCGGACGCTCGGCGGCAGCCTGACCTGGGAAAAGCCGCAACATCTGGCCTCCTTTGCCGCCGACGGTCCGTTTGCCGGAGTCGTGGTCCCCAAGGACGTCACCATCAGCCGCCAGGTGCTGGCCGAGCCCGACGCCGTGCTCGCCACCAAGAGCTGGGCGTCGCTGGAAGACGGCACGCCGCTGGTAACCGGCGAGCATCGCGGCAAGGGCGTGGTCAGCCTGTTCCACGTCAGCGCCGACATGCGCTGGTCGGATCTGCCGATGTCGGGCACCTTCGTTGAAATCCTGCGGCGCGTCGTCGACATGTCCGGCTATACCGCCAAGCCGGGGGCAGGCGTTGCCACTGAAGGGACCGCCGAGACGGTGGCGCCGCTGCATATCCTCGACGGCTTCGGCGCATTCGGTCCGCCGCCGGCCGCCGCAAAGCCGCTGCCCGCGGATTATCGCGACCGCGCCACACCCGATCATCCGCCAGGCTTCTATGGTCCGGCAGAAGGACCGCTCGCCGTGAACACGCTTGCCAGCGCCGACCGTATCGCAGCCCTGAACACCGCGAGCCTGCGCGCCCGCCGCGCCACTTACACCAATGCCGAACCGCAGGATTTGCGCGGCTGGCTGCTGTCGACGGCGCTCGCGCTGTTCCTGATCGACGCCATCATCGTCGCGGTGCTCGGCGGCGGCCTTGCCGCGCTGCTGCGCCGCCGCGCCGCGCCCGCGATGATCGTCGTTGGGTTGGCTCTCGCGGGCCTCGCCTCGTTCGTGCCGACGCCGTCGCACGCGGACAGCGCGTCCGACGAGTTCGCGATGAAGGCGGTGTCGCAGACCCGCCTCGCTTATGTCGTGACCGGCAATGCCGACGTTGATTCCATCGTCAGGGCTGGGCTATCGGGACTGACGCTGTTCCTGGCCCAGCGCACCGCGCTCGAGGCCGGCGACCCCGTCGGCATCGATCCGGCGCGCGACGAGCTCGCCTTCTTCCCGCTGATCTACTGGCCGATCGTGCCGGGCGCGCCCAAGCCGTCGCGGGACGCCATCAACAAGATCGACGTCTACATGAAGCAGGGCGGCACCGTGCTGTTCGACACCCGCGACGCGGTCGAAGCGCCGCCCGGCGCGAACGGCGCCGCGCAGACCCCCGCCATGCAGACGCTCCGCGAGATCCTGTCCTCGCTCGATGTGCCCGAGCTGGAGCCGGTGCCGCGCGAGCACGTGCTGACCAAGACCTTCTTTCTCCTGCGCGACTTCCCCGGCCGCTTCACCACCGGCCAGACCTGGGTCGAGACCTTGCCGCGTGAAGACGATGACGACGGCGCGCAACGGCCGGCGCGCGGCGGCGACGGCGTCTCGCCGATCATCATCACCTCGAACGACCTGGCCGGCGCATGGGCCGTGCGGCCCGACGGCCAGTCCATGCTGCCGGTGACCGGCGGCGACCCCCGCCAGCGCGAATTCGCCTATCGCGCTGGCGCCAACATCGTGATGTACACGCTGACCGGCAACTACAAGGCCGATCAGGTGCACGCGCCGGCCCTGATCGAACGGCTGGGGCAGTAG
- a CDS encoding CCA tRNA nucleotidyltransferase, protein MSAVPMLADAPWLISGGTARVLQLLNADGEEARVVGGAVRNALLGLVPGDIDIATTALPHEVMRRAKSAGIKAVPTGIDHGTVTLVIDGQPYEVTTLREDTETFGRKAKVAFGRDWVKDAERRDFTMNGLSVDSDGVVHDYVGGIADAAARRVRFIGDPDQRIAEDFLRILRFFRIHAAFGAGDPDRDGYLACIRGRAGLASLSAERLRMEMLKLLVAQGASAAALAMADGGLLQALTGGVVYTGPLSAMIAIERELGLTASSTRRLAALTVAVTEDAKRVATRLRLSNAETKALDSMGHRWWRLATKGEADARRLLYRLGAERYHDRVVLGWARAGGDVGSSRWRALAELPQRWTAPKFPLRAADFIARGMAEGPALGHVLTLAEDAWLAADFPLEEAAIASIADQAAARISRDERT, encoded by the coding sequence ATGAGCGCGGTGCCCATGCTCGCCGATGCGCCCTGGCTGATTTCGGGCGGGACCGCGCGCGTCCTGCAATTGCTCAACGCGGATGGCGAGGAGGCGCGGGTGGTCGGCGGCGCCGTGCGCAACGCGCTGCTCGGCCTCGTGCCTGGGGACATCGACATCGCGACCACGGCGCTCCCGCACGAGGTAATGCGGCGCGCCAAGAGCGCCGGCATCAAGGCCGTGCCGACCGGCATCGACCACGGCACCGTCACCCTCGTCATCGACGGGCAACCGTACGAAGTCACGACGCTGCGCGAGGATACCGAGACCTTCGGCCGCAAAGCCAAGGTCGCGTTCGGCCGCGACTGGGTGAAGGACGCCGAACGCCGTGACTTCACCATGAACGGCCTCTCGGTCGATTCTGACGGCGTCGTCCACGATTATGTCGGAGGCATCGCGGATGCGGCTGCGCGGCGCGTGCGCTTCATCGGTGATCCCGACCAGCGCATTGCCGAGGATTTCCTGCGCATCCTGCGCTTCTTCCGCATCCACGCCGCCTTTGGCGCCGGCGATCCCGACCGCGACGGCTACCTCGCCTGCATCCGGGGACGCGCGGGCCTGGCGAGCCTGTCAGCCGAGCGGCTGCGGATGGAGATGCTGAAGCTGCTCGTCGCTCAGGGCGCTTCTGCCGCCGCGCTCGCCATGGCGGACGGTGGATTGCTGCAAGCGCTGACCGGCGGCGTGGTCTACACCGGGCCGCTCTCGGCGATGATCGCGATCGAGCGCGAGCTTGGCCTCACCGCAAGCAGCACGCGGCGGCTCGCCGCGCTGACGGTCGCGGTGACCGAAGACGCCAAGCGCGTCGCCACGCGCCTGAGGCTCTCCAATGCGGAAACCAAGGCGCTGGATTCGATGGGGCACCGCTGGTGGCGCCTGGCCACCAAGGGCGAGGCCGATGCGCGGCGGCTGCTCTACCGGCTCGGTGCGGAGCGCTATCACGATCGCGTGGTGCTGGGCTGGGCGCGAGCGGGCGGCGACGTCGGCTCGTCGCGATGGCGTGCGCTCGCCGAGTTGCCGCAGCGCTGGACTGCGCCGAAATTTCCGCTGCGCGCCGCCGACTTCATCGCGCGTGGCATGGCGGAAGGACCCGCGCTCGGACATGTCTTGACGCTCGCGGAGGACGCTTGGCTTGCGGCGGATTTTCCCCTAGAGGAGGCCGCAATCGCTTCCATCGCCGATCAAGCTGCGGCACGAATCAGCCGCGACGAGAGAACGTGA
- a CDS encoding DUF6111 family protein, which produces MIRPILTEIGIFLVPFAVYALFLAATRSGLFVQSSWPTIIVARLMLAALVLVIAGLIGFAHFSGAAPDSTYVPAHVENGKLVPGVER; this is translated from the coding sequence ATGATCAGACCGATCCTGACCGAGATCGGAATCTTCCTCGTTCCCTTTGCCGTCTATGCGCTGTTCCTCGCCGCCACGCGCTCCGGCCTGTTCGTGCAATCGTCCTGGCCGACCATCATCGTCGCGCGCCTGATGCTGGCGGCGCTCGTGCTGGTGATCGCGGGCCTGATCGGCTTTGCGCATTTCTCCGGCGCTGCGCCGGATTCCACCTATGTCCCCGCCCATGTCGAGAACGGCAAGCTCGTGCCGGGCGTGGAAAGATAG
- a CDS encoding alpha/beta fold hydrolase, translating into MTDPLQPIGSGAERTLDQRTFSSPRQTTRYIQCGPADGPLMIFVHGWPSISLMWRAQMGAFAADGWHCVAPDLRGYGGSSTPAANDAYTIEKIVTDMAELHDHLGGKPAIWVGHDWGCVVVGELVAHQPKRSRGVVLTSLAYQPDGHALRTVVPLVDRTIYPADQYPDGQWDYYRYYTTHFEAAVADLDAELAASLASIFRPGDPAGIGKVSPNAMVTRNGGRFGAAHRAPLIEPDPALWPPADFDVLVQTFKTHGFRPSCAWYLNDDANIAYARKAPSGGRLSQPVLFVNGDFDQICSITGNRQGDPMRAACPDLTVTSLPAGHWLPLERKAELIEAIRTWLQSKKL; encoded by the coding sequence ATGACAGACCCACTTCAACCGATCGGTTCTGGAGCCGAACGAACGCTCGACCAGCGCACGTTCAGCTCGCCTCGTCAGACAACGCGCTACATCCAGTGCGGGCCGGCGGACGGACCATTGATGATCTTCGTCCATGGCTGGCCGAGCATCAGTTTGATGTGGCGCGCGCAGATGGGCGCGTTTGCCGCCGACGGTTGGCACTGCGTCGCTCCCGATCTGCGCGGCTACGGCGGCTCTTCCACCCCTGCAGCCAACGACGCCTATACCATCGAGAAAATCGTGACGGACATGGCCGAACTCCATGATCACCTTGGCGGCAAGCCTGCGATCTGGGTTGGCCACGACTGGGGCTGTGTTGTGGTCGGTGAGTTGGTCGCGCATCAGCCCAAGCGCAGCCGCGGAGTCGTGCTGACCTCGCTGGCGTATCAACCCGACGGGCACGCCCTGCGCACAGTCGTCCCGCTGGTCGACCGAACGATTTATCCGGCTGACCAATATCCGGACGGCCAATGGGATTACTACCGTTACTACACCACGCACTTCGAGGCGGCAGTCGCCGATCTCGATGCAGAATTGGCAGCATCGCTGGCGTCGATCTTTCGGCCAGGCGACCCCGCCGGCATCGGCAAGGTTTCGCCGAATGCGATGGTCACGCGCAATGGAGGGCGCTTTGGCGCCGCGCACCGCGCCCCGCTGATTGAGCCCGATCCGGCTCTCTGGCCGCCGGCGGACTTCGACGTGCTGGTGCAGACGTTCAAGACTCATGGCTTCCGCCCATCCTGCGCGTGGTACCTGAACGACGACGCCAACATCGCCTATGCGCGCAAGGCACCCAGTGGCGGCCGCCTGTCGCAGCCGGTGCTGTTCGTTAACGGCGACTTTGATCAGATCTGCAGCATCACCGGAAATCGCCAAGGTGACCCGATGCGGGCCGCCTGCCCGGACCTGACCGTGACGAGCCTGCCCGCGGGGCATTGGCTGCCGCTGGAGCGCAAGGCAGAACTCATCGAGGCCATCCGCACCTGGCTCCAGAGCAAAAAGCTCTGA
- a CDS encoding MoxR family ATPase: MAESVEKLEDGVVRSAEQVSSQIRAAKDAIASVIFGQDRVIENTLVTILSGGHALLIGVPGLAKTKLVETLGVTLGLDAKRIQFTPDLMPSDILGAEVLDESTSGKRAFRFISGPVFAQLLMADEINRASPRTQSALLQAMQEQHITVAGARHDLPKPFHVLATQNPLEQEGTYPLPEAQLDRFLMEIDVDYPDRDAERRILFETTGADETLAKGAMTPDALITAQRLIRRLPVGDSVVEAILSLVRSARPGPDGGDTSKFIAWGPGPRASQSLMLAVRARALIDGRLAPSIDDVLDLAEPVLKHRMALTFQARAEGRTIPDVIKQLKTRIG; encoded by the coding sequence ATGGCGGAGAGTGTCGAGAAGCTCGAAGACGGTGTCGTCCGTTCGGCCGAGCAGGTGTCGAGCCAGATTCGCGCGGCAAAGGATGCGATTGCGTCCGTCATCTTCGGTCAGGATCGCGTGATCGAGAACACGCTGGTCACCATCCTCTCCGGCGGCCATGCGCTGTTGATCGGCGTCCCCGGCCTCGCCAAGACCAAGCTGGTCGAGACGCTCGGCGTCACGCTCGGCCTCGATGCCAAGCGCATCCAGTTCACGCCCGATCTGATGCCTTCGGACATTCTCGGCGCCGAGGTGCTCGACGAGAGCACCTCCGGCAAGCGTGCCTTCCGCTTCATCTCCGGCCCCGTGTTCGCGCAACTGCTGATGGCCGACGAGATCAACCGCGCCAGCCCGCGCACGCAGTCGGCGCTGCTGCAGGCGATGCAGGAGCAGCACATCACCGTTGCCGGCGCGCGTCACGATCTGCCGAAGCCGTTCCACGTGCTCGCCACGCAAAACCCGCTGGAGCAGGAAGGCACCTATCCGCTGCCTGAAGCCCAGCTCGACCGTTTCCTGATGGAGATCGACGTCGACTATCCCGATCGCGACGCCGAGCGCCGCATCCTGTTCGAAACCACCGGCGCCGACGAAACGCTGGCGAAGGGCGCCATGACACCTGACGCACTCATCACCGCGCAGCGGCTGATCCGGCGCCTGCCGGTCGGCGATTCCGTGGTCGAGGCGATCCTGTCGCTGGTGCGGTCGGCCCGTCCGGGTCCGGACGGCGGCGACACCAGCAAGTTCATCGCCTGGGGACCGGGCCCGCGCGCCAGCCAATCGCTGATGCTCGCGGTGCGCGCACGCGCGCTGATCGACGGCCGCCTCGCGCCCTCGATCGACGACGTGCTCGACCTCGCCGAGCCCGTGCTGAAGCACCGCATGGCGCTGACGTTCCAGGCGCGCGCCGAAGGCCGCACGATTCCGGACGTCATCAAGCAGCTCAAGACACGGATCGGTTGA
- a CDS encoding DUF58 domain-containing protein, translating to MAAENGRAAKEIIAIRRADGESRTLAASLPRLVLEARRIAANVIHGLHGRRRAGSGENFWQYRRFVSGEPSQNVDWRRSARDDLLYVRELEWEASHTVWIWPDRSPSMAFASKQARESKLERTLIVAFALAELLVSGGERVGIPGLMAPTASRSVIDKMAQAMLHDDADRLSLPPSFVPAALAETIVLSDFWSPISEIRTTLAGLSGSGAHGTLVQIVDPAEESFPYSGRVEFVEPEGFGVITAGRAESWAQDYTTRLALHRDQIRAETNKLDWLFTTHATDRSAAELLLFLHAGMQVSKSGARTTTIKAGPAA from the coding sequence ATGGCCGCAGAGAACGGGCGCGCAGCGAAGGAGATCATCGCGATCCGACGTGCCGATGGCGAAAGCCGCACGCTCGCCGCTTCGCTGCCGCGCCTGGTGCTCGAGGCCCGCCGTATCGCCGCCAACGTCATCCACGGTTTGCACGGCCGCCGTCGCGCCGGCTCCGGCGAAAATTTCTGGCAGTACCGCCGCTTCGTCTCCGGCGAGCCGTCGCAGAACGTCGACTGGCGGCGCTCGGCGCGTGACGATCTTCTCTATGTCCGCGAGCTCGAATGGGAAGCCTCGCACACGGTCTGGATCTGGCCCGACCGCTCGCCCTCGATGGCGTTCGCTTCGAAGCAGGCGCGCGAATCCAAGCTCGAGCGGACGCTGATCGTCGCCTTCGCGCTGGCCGAGCTGCTCGTCTCCGGCGGCGAACGCGTCGGCATTCCCGGGCTGATGGCACCGACCGCGAGCCGCAGCGTCATCGACAAGATGGCGCAGGCGATGCTGCATGACGATGCCGACCGCCTGAGCCTGCCACCATCCTTCGTGCCCGCGGCGCTGGCCGAGACGATCGTGCTGTCGGACTTCTGGTCGCCGATCTCCGAGATCAGGACCACGCTCGCCGGCCTGTCCGGCTCCGGTGCGCATGGCACGCTGGTGCAAATCGTCGATCCCGCCGAGGAATCATTCCCGTATTCCGGCCGCGTCGAGTTCGTCGAGCCCGAGGGATTCGGCGTGATCACCGCCGGCCGCGCCGAGAGCTGGGCGCAGGATTACACCACGCGGCTCGCGCTGCACCGCGACCAGATCCGCGCCGAGACCAACAAGCTCGACTGGCTGTTCACGACGCATGCGACCGACCGCTCGGCCGCTGAGCTCTTGCTGTTCCTGCATGCCGGCATGCAGGTGAGCAAATCGGGCGCCCGCACCACGACCATCAAGGCGGGGCCGGCCGCATGA